DNA sequence from the Bacillus pumilus genome:
GGAACGGGGAAGACACTGGCGTATGTGTTGCCGCTTTTAAATAAAATCGATGTGAATATCAAGCACCCGCAAGTCTTAATCTTGGCACCTTCAAGAGAGCTTGTGATGCAAATTTTTGATGTCGTGCAAGAGTTCAAACAAGGATCAGACATCAAAGCGATCTCCTTGATTGGTGGAGCGAACATCAAAAAGCAGCAGGAAAAACTAAAGAAACACCCGAATATCGTCGTAGCGACACCAGGCCGCGTCCAAGAATTAATCAAAATCAAGAAACTGAAAATGCATGAAGTCAAAACAATCGTGCTAGATGAAGCAGATCAGCTTCTTGTGCCAGAGCATATGAAAACGATCCAAGCGATCATTAAATCAACATTAAAAGAAAGACAAATTCTTTGTTTTTCTGCAACCCTGAAAGACGAAACGGTTCAACTGATTAAAGAAATGACAACAGAACCAGAAGTATTGAAAATTGCCAGAAGCGAGGAAGAAGCGCAGAAAGTAGGACACTATTATCTGTTATGTGACCAGCGTGACAAAGTGAAACTACTGCAAAAGCTATCACGGCTTGAGGACATGCAGGCGCTCGTTTTTGTGCGTGATATTACGAATTTAAGCATTTATGCAGAGAAATTAGCATATCACCATGTCGACCTCGGTGTTCTTCATAGTGAAGCGAAAAAAGCAGAGCGTGCTATCATCTTAAAGGAATTTGAACAGCGTGAATTCCCGCTTCTTCTTGCAACGGATATCGCAGCAAGAGGCATCGATATTGACGATCTGCCGTATGTGATCCATGCCGACCTGCCAAACGAAGAAGGCTATATCCACCGTTCAGGCAGAACCGGTCGCGCAGGAAAAGAAGGGGCTGTCATCAGTCTTGTCACACCTCAAGAGCAATCAATGCTGAAAAAAATGGCGAAAAAGCTGAATCTTTCGCTTCAGGAAATTGTTTATAAGCAAGGCCAGCTGCATCTTGCGCCAAAGCAAGCATAGAAAAAGGACCCTTCCACATGGAGGGTCCTTTCTTTTTATGAAATTTTGACAAGCTGTTTTCCGACATTTTCCCCTTTGAATAGTCCGAGGAATGCATCAGGAATGTTGTCAAAGCCTTCAATGATTGTTTCTTTGTAAGTCAGTTTGTCTTCTTTTACCCATTGTGCGAGATCTCTTGCTGCTTCTTCAAAACGATCTGAATAGTTGGCAACAATGAAGCCTTGCATCAATGCGCTTGTTTTAATGAGTTTTGTTTGCACACGCGGTCCGATGTCCTCGCTTGCGCTAATATTATAAGACGAAATCGCGCCGCACACTGGAATACGTGCGAAGCGGTTCAAATGATTCATCACAGCATCAGATATTTCGCCGCCTACATTGTCAAAATACACATCGACGCCGTTAGGGCATGCCTTTGCAATAGCATCATCTAAGTCATTTGTTGTTTTATAATTAATCGTTTCATCAAAACCCAGTTCTTTTAAATAAGCCAGCTTATCATCAGATCCCGCAATCCCAACGACGTGAGCGCCTTTGATCTTAGCAATTTGCCCAACAACGGAACCAACAGCACCTGCGGCCCCAGAAATGACAACGGTCTCGCCTTCTTTTGGCTGACCAATCGCAAGAAGACCGAAATAAGCGGTTTGTCCTGGCATGCCTAAAATGCCTAAATAATAGGACAATGGCGCAATGGATGGATCAATTTTAGTCAGAGATTCAGCTTTGGCTGTAGAATATTCTTGCCAGCCAAGGAATCCAAGAACAAAATCACCTTTTTCAAATTGAGACGATTTAGACTCGACAACTTCTCCGACAACACCGCCCTGAATCACTTCATTTAGCTTGAATGGAGGTGTATAGGATTTTGTATCCTGCATTCGTCCTCTCATATAAGGATCTACAGAAACATATTTCGTTTGAATCAAGACTTCACCATCTTGCGGCACAGGTATATCGACTGTTTCAAAATGAAAAACATCTTTTGTAGGTAATCCTTGTGGACGTTTGGCTAATTGAATTTGCTTTTGTTGACTCATGTCAAATCCTCCCTTTCACTTGCAACCTAGATTTACATTAACATGATGCTTCTTTTCATTCAAAACATACGGTCTATTTCAAACACATACAAAAAAGCAGCCGTCATCTCAGAGATGAGGACTACTTTTTTGGAAGTCAACAGAGAGGAGCGGTGGCAGACAGCCAAACAGCTGATACACGTCCGCATCACGTTCTTTTAATAAATATTCGTTCGCATTTTGCATGGAGGCTTTCATCATATCGCGCGTCACAAAAGGAAAAAGGATATTCAAGTATGAGGACAACAGGTCTTGTGGATCTTGTTCAATTGACTCGATATCTCCAATGTTAATAATGATGGAAAAGAGATAATCAATGGAGATGCGAAAGTGCTGTTCAGCAAACAATGTAAGCGGCTTTGCTTTTGCTTCTTCAGGATTCCACTTTTGAAAAAGCTGTTTCACCAAATCACTGACAACCCAAGCATTAAACTGCTGCTCCGCTGAAAAGTAATACATCAGCTCTACCTCATTTCTAGCCTCCAGTACAAGAATTGTACACCAAAATAGCAGGGATGAACATAATATTTCTGAAAATTTAGTCATTTTTACAGGGTTTTTGTCAAAAATAAGTCAATAGGCATGGCTAGTACACAATGTAAAATGGATGTGCTCAAGGAAGGTTTAATGATAAAAGTGACGGGTAAAAGATTCGTAAGACGCTAAAGGAGGAATATAAAATGAAACCTGTTGTAAGAGAGTATTCAAATGATGAAACACTTCAAAGAGATGTAGAGCAATTAAAATCACTCGGTGTTGCAAGAGAGGACATTTATGTTCTGTCCCATGACGATGATCGTACAGAGCGTATTGCTGGAAACGCAGATGCCAATACGATAGGTCCAAGAGAAGTTGGACTGAAACATGCTGTTGGGAACATCTTTAGTAAAAAGGGCGATGAGCTCCGAAATAAAATCCATGAAATTGGTTTCTCTAAAGAAGAAGCTGAAACATTTGAAGAACATTTAGACGAAGGGAAAGTCCTTCTCTTTGTGACAGACCATGAAAAAGTGAAAACTTGGGCATAATCGCCAACTGAAAAAAGTCTCTTACTTTCGTAAGGGGCTTTTTTTCATGCCTTCATCTCTGAAGGAGAGGATGCATCTTTTTTACTATATTAAGAAAAAACAGCAGATTGGAATAAACAGTAAATCATCTAATTGAAAATGCAGATATACCAAAGAAAATGATAGGAAATGAGAAAGGAATAGTCAAAATATCACAAAAATCTATTCGGGAAATAATTATTGTATCTTTCAATTTTGTTTCAAAATGTAATGGGAATCTTGTGTAATTTAGTAGATAAATTTCTTAGTTCTATTGGTTTATGTTGTGTTTTTATGTAGAAATAAGTGTTTTGAGGTCAAAAAACCACGAAAAATACCTGTATTTTCAATTAGAAAATTCATTTTAATGTTTAGGAAATAATTTGTTGACAAAATAATCTAAAAACAATATATTTGGCTTATTCCAGTTGTTATGGAAGTAGTTGTTAAATTTCTGATGGGTTTATTCTAGGCACACTCTAGTGATAGGTGGTGGCATAAAACCAAGGTAAAAGCACTCGGAAAATTCCTACTAAAACACAAGAAAATGGTTTTTTACATGAAGAAGAAATGATAGTCGATTTAAACAGTAGATGATCTTTCTAATATGATCACTTTGCAAGAGATAATTAAAAGACGTCGTATTCCTGCACAATAGAGAAAGCGTTTTCAAGAAAGGCAGTGAGTTGATCGAACGGTGAAGGAGGTGAACTCATATGAAAAAAAGAGAGAACAAGCTGAGGCGCTGCAGCTGTCAAATGGCTGCATATGAGGATGCATGCTGAAAAAGAAGAGTGAACATGTGGGATGCTTCTCTCCTTTTTCAGAAAATAGATTTCCTAAAAAATCCATCTTTCATTTTAACATAAGGTGTTTGGCTTGAAAATGACCTTTGCCCGGAAAGTCGATTTTAAATAGAAGGAGGTCCTGTGATGAAAAAGGCTTTATACCATGAAGACAGTGGGTTGTATCTAGAAAAAATGCGAATGGCATTTCAAGAACATTATGAGAAAAGAACAGATATGTGGTCTACTGATCCATCTTTAACAGATGCAGCCGTGGTGTCACTAAAGGCATGGCGTTCAAGGGAAAAGAATGCACTTGCTTCTGTGCTGGATATCGGGTGCGGGAACGGCCGGGCACTTGAACATTTAAGCGGGCTTTCCGCATATGTCGGCATCGACCTGTATGAGCATGAGGAGTGGGTAGGATTACAGAAAAGAGAAACGGTTCCTGTCCATTTTGTTCATCAAGATTTTATGTCCTGGTCGATGGGCCAGGGTCGAGGGATGCAGTTTGATTTAATTTTAGATCATGGCTGCTTTCATCACCAGCACCCTGATGATCATGAGCGTTATTTAAAACAGGTTTCCTCTTTGCTTCATGAAGGCGGCGTCTTCTCACTTGTTGTATGGGGAGAAGAGTGGAGAACAGGATTAATCGGAGAGGATGGCCGTTTCCACTTTTCGTTTTCAGACTCTCAGCTTGGAGAAAGAATTTGTTCATCAGGTCTGGAGCTTGTATCGATTACACCATTAAAAGCAAAAGCCGGCATTAGCCAGCATCATGTCATTGCCGTCAAAATCTAGTACAAAGGTGAACACTCAAACGTAGCAGAGGTGTTCATTCTAAGAAACAGCCTGTGCGCAACATGTAAGGGAAAGGCGTTATGAACCAAGAATTCTGCTCCTTTGTACTGGAAAAGACCTAGATTGACATATCGCTAGAATAGGTGGAATCAAGGTCTGAAGGATAAGAGGAAACGCACACCCATGTTCTTTTAAGCCATGAGTGCAGGCACATATTCATCACCATCACTGCGCTACCTGAGTCGATTTGGGTGCAGCGATGAATAGGGGGGAGACAAATGAACAAGTTTGTAGATGAATTACAATCAATGATTCATCATTTTACCTTTCAAGAAAAAAACTATTTGCTCGTGGGGCCAGTGAACCTTCCGATCTCCATTCAACATGAAGAAGTGCCATTTAAATGGTATGCCTTCGCACCTGTTGAAGGGGAGACAAAACCAACGATCGAATCTATTGTCCAAATGAGTACCGCGCAGCAAACCTTTTCCTCTTGTCTCTTATTTGGCGACTTTGAAAATGAGGTGCCGCCGCTTGTGCGAATTCATAGTGTCTGCCAAACAGGGGATGTGTTTGGGTCACTAAAATGTGACTGCGGTCCACAGCTTGCGTTATCGCTGAAGAAAATCACCGATTACGGAAAAGGCATGCTCGTCTATATGGCCAATCAAGAAGGGCGGTCAATTGGGCTGATGGCGAAAGCATTGACGTATAAATTACAGGAAATGCAGATGGATACGTTTGAAGCCAACCGTCTGATTGGCTGCGGCGATGATGATCGGCATTACGAGGAGGCAGCGGCTGTTCTGCACTATTTAAACAAAGGGAAACCAATGCATCTCCTAACGAACAATCCAGATAAAGTCGATTCCATTGCTGCTTACGGTCTTCCTGTTTTACGGTTTGATCATACGGTCGAAGCCTCTCTCTATAATGAAGCCTATTTAAAAGCAAAAGCAGCCTCAGGGCATATGGTCGATGAGAAAAAATTAATTAATCAGTAGATGAGTTTACTTTAAAGAAGGCGGGAGAAAAGCGTGAAACCTGAAATCAATTGGATTCAAATCCCAAGCGGCTATGCAACAATCGGAAGTAATGAAGAAGATATGAAAAAGGCATCAGAATTCTGGAAGGACAAGCTTCTCAATCCAACTTACGGACGTGAGAAAAAATTTCAAAAATGGCTGTACAAAGAATTTCCATCCTATCAGCCGTATATCAATGAATTTTTCATTTCAGATACGGTCGTCACCAATGAATGGTATCAAAGCTATTGTGATGAAACAGGCCAGTCGTACCCGGAGAGCTTAACGAATCAAGAGCTTGGCGGAGGGAAAGATCATCCGGCTTGGGGAATGGAGATCGAGGAAGCCTTCTCATTCTGTCAGTGGCTGAGCGGGAAACTTGGGATTGACGTGTCGATTCCTACTGAAGAAGAATGGGAATATGCTGCCCGGGGTAACACGAGAAATCAATACCCATGGGGAGATGAGTTTGATCCTTCTTTCTGTAATACGTACGAATCAAATATCGAAAAAACGACGCCTGTCCGCCATTACGAAAAGGGCAGATCCTTATTCGGTCTTTATGATATGGGGGGCAACGTCGAGGAATGGGTCAACACTAAATATCATGTATACGAAGGTGGCATAGAGGTCGTAGATGATTTAACAGAAACGCTTGGCAATGATTACTACATTTTAAAAGGCGGCTCCTTTGCTAGAGGCGGAGATTTATGCAGAGTCGCCAGAAGACATGGGAAGCACACAGATCCCGTTTTCCGATTTACTGGTTTTCGTGTAGTGACTCGTCAAAAACAACATATAAAGGTGGGAGTGTAAAACCATGCATAGAGGACCAATTACATCTGTTTTATCAACTCAGCAGGATCAAATTGTTTACACTGGCGGTTATGACCGCTGTATTTATCAGTGGAACCGGGCGACAGGAGAAGGAACGTTTATTGGAAGTCACGAGCACATCATTAACTCTTTATCTCTTTCTGAAAACGGAAAATATTTAGCGAGTGCATCGTCAGACTACACCATTAAATTGTTTGATACAGGTACTCATACTCAAATTCGCACCCTGTTTGGTCATGCGGATGATGTAGAAGCCGTTGCTTTTGCGAAGCAGGATACGTTGCTTGTATCGGTGTCTAGAGATAGAAGATGCTTAGTCTGGGATATCGAAACAGGAGCCATCCTAAGAGAATTTCATGGACATAGCAAGGATGTATTAGCTGTATGGATACATGGCGATAAAGCTTATACAACAGGTGATGATGGCTATGTTCTTGTGTGGCTGTATGATACAGGAGAAATTGTAGGGGAGATCGGTCCGTTTGATTATGAGCTGGACACAATCAGCGGCAGCAATCAAAAAGAAGTGTTCGCACTTGGCAGAGACGATGGCACCGTTATTATTTATGATGCGGTGACTTTACAGGAGAAAAAAATCATCAAAGCTCATTTACAGGGCGTCAAGCGTGTGAACTTTTCTCCAAGCGGCAATTACTTGCTGACAGCAGGCTATGACCATTTAATTAAGCTGTGGAATTACGAAACAGGGGATTTGGTTGATACTCTTCTCCCTCATAAATATCAGTGGGAGCGCTCGCTTGTCTGGACGGAGGATGAGAAATCCATCCTAGGAGCCAGCTTTGGAAAAACGTATTGTGAATGGTCTATTGAAAAGGGGAAAGTGGTATCAGATGAGATCGAAATGGCGACACCATCTATTAATGATATTGCACTGACTGATGCGGGAGATATCATCACAGCATCAGATGACGGAAAATTCAGAAAGAATGGGATTGAAATCGCTAAATCGACAGGCGTTTTAACAAATGGAGTGGCTGTCGCACGAGATGGAAGCTATTATGCTTGGGGAGATCATGCAAGTCAGGTGCATATTGTTCATGAATCATTACAGCAAATGGTTTCGTTTGATCTCAATACAGGGCCGGTCAACAGTGTGTATTTCCACGAGGAGGATCGGCAATTTTATATTGGAACTTACGGCGGCTATGTACATGTCATTTCGACAGAGCATTTAAAGGAAGTTGGCCGTTCCAAAGCACACGATTGTGCTGTGAAAGCACTAAAAGTAGAAGGAGATCATATCATCACAGCCGCAGTAGAAGGAACCATCTGTCTTTTAGATAAGAAGAGCTTGTCTTTAAAAGCGAAATATATCGGGGCGACAGAGCTATTAAATGATGTATTCATTGATAGCAAAAGAGATCGTATTGCCATTGTCAGCCGTGACAAGAATGTGAGATTGTTTGATTTGCATACAGGAAGAATTTTAGACCAGCATAATGAACACCAGTATTCGATTAAATCGGTCTCTGTCACAGACTCTGGCTATATTGTGAGCGGAGATTATTGGGGCTATATCGTAGTATGGAATCCAGAGCTCGGGGTCAATACCGGCCCAATTAGAATTGCCAAGAATGGAATTAGTGCCATCAGACAATTAGGCAATGATGTATACGCAAGCTCGTATGATGGTGGGATTTATCATATTCGAGAAGATGGCACGTATACCGAAGTACTGCGCTTATTTGAACAATTTCCAAAAGAAGTAATCTCTCATTAAGAAAAAGAATGTAAGCGGGGGATTCTCATGATAAGTGTTTGCAAGGAACATATGAAAAAAGGTCTGACTGTACTCAATTGTCCGCATGTGCTCCTCATTAATAAATATGAATGTCGCAAATGCTGTTTTTGTAAACAACGAGCATCATATAAACTTTTTTATTCCTTGCCTTACTATGATCGTTCTGAAAAGAAACGGATGGAAAAAATATGAGAATAGAACTCCTTCATTTCCTGAAGGAGTTCTTTCCCTTGAAAGAGAAGAAAGGAGACTTACATGAAAGACGATGTGTTTTATATGAAACTGGCGATTGCCAACGCAAAGGCAATGAAAGGGCAAACCTCCCCAAACCCGCTTGTCGGTGCAGTCATTGTGCAGCAAGGTGAAATTGTTGGAATGGGTGCTCACATGAAGGCGGGCGAACCTCATGCTGAAATTCATGCACTGCACATGGCAGGAGAAAAGGCAGAAGGAGCTCATCTGTATGTAACGCTCGAACCTTGTTCGCATCATGGGAAAACGGGTCCTTGCACAGAAGCGATTATCAAAAGTGGTGTGAAACGAGTAGTCATTGCGACGCAAGATCCGAATCCGCTTGTAGCAGGGAAAGGGATTACCGTGTTGAAACAAGCAGGGATCGAAGTAGATGAAGGAATATGTAAACAGGAGGCGGATCGCTTAAATGTGCCTTTTTTCCATTTCATTCAATCAGACCTTCCCTACGTCATCTTAAAATCAGCCATTTCATTAGATGGGAAAATTGCCACAGCTCAACTTGAAAGCAAATGGATCACAGGAACAGAAGCGAGGCAAGAAGTGCAGCAATTGCGCCAAGAAGCAGATGCTGTGATAACAGGTGTCGAAACGATTATTCAAGATGATGCAGGTCTTATTGTGAAAGATTCAATAGCGTCTCAGCCGATTCGCGTCATTTTAGATTCTACATTAAGGATTCCGCTTCATGCGAAATGTTTAACAGATCGTAGAGCGGAAACCATTATTTGTACCTCGCACATGTATGATCAGAAAAAGTATGAACAACTCATAGAAAAAGGGCATCACGTCTATGTCACAAGCGGAGAGCAGCGGACAGATATTCATGACGTGTTAAGAATGCTGAAGGAACGTTCTGTTATGTCAGTTCTTGTTGAAGCAGGAGGGAATGTGAGTGCTTCCTTTTTAGAAGCATCACTTGTCAATGAAGCCGTCATTTATATGGCACCTTTATTAATCGGTGGAAAACAGGCACCTACTTTTTTTGAAGGAGCTGGGGTGAAAAAACTAAAAGAGGCGATCCGTCCAGCAGATGTTGAATATAGTATGGTAGGAAAAGATATCAAAATGACAATGAAATTTCAATAAATATAAGGCCTTGTGCTTCGAGTGCAAGGTCTTTTCAATATTTCTCATAAAAATAAAAATGTACATACACCTTTCCAAGGAACGATGAATACGATGGATGGGGGTGATTCTATGAGAAGATGTAGACAATGCGGAAAGACATATCCAACTCATTCGACAGACCACTACCAAAAAGGAAGCTGGTATGATGCGTATAAGGATGATGGCTGGGAATGTGATAGTTGTAAGAAAGGAAAGTCAGGAAAACCAGTGAAAAATCCTTGCTGCGGGAAAGATCCATGTGTGTGTGTCATTCAAGGTCCGCCAGGAGGAAGAGGAAGAAGAGGCCCAGCAGGTCCGGCAGGTGCAGTGGGTCCAGCGGGTCCAGCAGGTCCAATCGGGCCAACAGGTGTAGGGTTAACGGGCATCGTAGCATTTGATCCAGCGGTAGCGCCGACGTATCCAGTAGGTCAAGTGGTGACGTATGATGGCAGTACGTATGTGGTCAATACAGCACCGCCAACAGGTACGCCGGATACGTCGCCAGATTATACGCTTTTAGCTGCTGCAGGCGCGACTGGTGAGACGGGTGCTACCGGGACAGGTGCAACCGGCGCCACGGGAGCAACCGGCGTCACAGGAGCGACAGGAGAAATTGGTCCAACCGGAGCCACCGGTACAGGAGTAACAGGTGCCACAGGAGCAACCGGAGCGACCGGCGTCACAGGAGCGACAGGAGAAATTGGTCCAACCGGAGCCACCGGTACAGGAGTAACAGGTGCCACAGGAGCAACCGGAGCAACCGGCGTCACAGGAGCGACAGGAGAAATTGGTCCAACCGGAGTCACCGGCACGGGTGCAACAGGAGCAACAGGGGCAACCGGAGCAACCGGCGCCACAGGAGCGACAGGAGAAATTGGCCCAACCGGCGCCACCGGCACGGGTGCAACAGGAGCCACCGGAGCGACCGGCGTCACAGGAGCGACAGGAGAAATTGGTCCAACCGGAGCCACCGGCATTACGGGAGCGACAGGGTTAATAGGAGCAACCGGAGAGACTGGCGCCACAGGAGCAACTGGTGCAACCGGCATTACGGGAGCAACAGGCGTAACTGGGGATACAGGTGTAACAGGAGCGACCGGTGCAACCGGCGTCACCGGAGAAACAGGTATTACGGGAGCGACAGGGTTAACAGGAACAACCGGAGCGACTGGCGCTACGGGAGCCACCGGCGTCACCGGAGAAACAGGTATTACGGGAGCGACAGGGTTAACAGGAGCCACCGGAGAGACTGGCGCCACAGGAGCAACAGGCGTAACTGGGGATACAGGTGTAACAGGAGCGACCGGAGTCACCGGTATTACGGGAGCGACAGGGTTAACAGGAGCCACCGGAGAGACTGGCGCCACAGGAGCAACAGGCGTAACTGGGGATACAGGTGTAACAGGAGTGACCGGTGCAACCGGCATTACAGGAGCAACAGGCGTAACTGGGGATACAGGTGCAACAGGAGTGACCGGTGCAACCGGCATTACGGGAGCAACCGGCGTAACTGGGGATACAGGTGCAACAGGAGTGACCGGTGCAACCGGCATTACGGGAGCAACCGGCGTAACTGGGGATACAGGTGTAACAGGAGCAACCGGTGCAACCGGCATTACGGGAGCAACCGGCGTAACTGGGGATACAGGTGCAACAGGAGTGACCGGTGCAACCGGCATTACGGGAGCAACCGGCGTAACTGGGGATACAGGTGTAACAGGAGCAACCGGTGCAACCGGCATTACGGGAGCAACCGGCGTCACCGGAGAAACAGGTATTACAGGAGCGACAGGGTTAACAGGAGCAACCGGAGTGACTGGCGCCACAGGAGCAACAGGCGTAACTGGGAATACAGGAGCAACCGGAGTGACTGGCGCCACAGGAGCAACCGGCGTAACTGGGGATACAGGTGTAACAGGAGTGACCGGTGCAACCGGCATTACAGGAGCAACCGGCGTAACTGGGGATACAGGTGTAACAGGAGTGACCGGTGCAACCGGCATTACAGGAGCAACCGGCGTAACTGGGGATACAGGTGTAACAGGAGCGACCGGAGCCACCGGCGTCACCGGAGAAACAGGTATTACGGGAGCGACAGGGTTAACAGGAGCAACCGGAGCGACTGGCGCTACGGGAGCAACAGGGTTAACAGGAGCAACCGGAGTGACTGGCGCCACGGGTGCAACAGGCGTCACCGGATCAAGTGCTATTATTCCATTTGCGTCTGGAGATCCTGTTATCTTGACAACAATTGCAGGCGGACTTGTTGGAACATCTAGCTTAGTCGGAT
Encoded proteins:
- a CDS encoding class I SAM-dependent methyltransferase, whose protein sequence is MKKALYHEDSGLYLEKMRMAFQEHYEKRTDMWSTDPSLTDAAVVSLKAWRSREKNALASVLDIGCGNGRALEHLSGLSAYVGIDLYEHEEWVGLQKRETVPVHFVHQDFMSWSMGQGRGMQFDLILDHGCFHHQHPDDHERYLKQVSSLLHEGGVFSLVVWGEEWRTGLIGEDGRFHFSFSDSQLGERICSSGLELVSITPLKAKAGISQHHVIAVKI
- a CDS encoding formylglycine-generating enzyme family protein, translated to MKPEINWIQIPSGYATIGSNEEDMKKASEFWKDKLLNPTYGREKKFQKWLYKEFPSYQPYINEFFISDTVVTNEWYQSYCDETGQSYPESLTNQELGGGKDHPAWGMEIEEAFSFCQWLSGKLGIDVSIPTEEEWEYAARGNTRNQYPWGDEFDPSFCNTYESNIEKTTPVRHYEKGRSLFGLYDMGGNVEEWVNTKYHVYEGGIEVVDDLTETLGNDYYILKGGSFARGGDLCRVARRHGKHTDPVFRFTGFRVVTRQKQHIKVGV
- a CDS encoding GTP cyclohydrolase II, producing MNKFVDELQSMIHHFTFQEKNYLLVGPVNLPISIQHEEVPFKWYAFAPVEGETKPTIESIVQMSTAQQTFSSCLLFGDFENEVPPLVRIHSVCQTGDVFGSLKCDCGPQLALSLKKITDYGKGMLVYMANQEGRSIGLMAKALTYKLQEMQMDTFEANRLIGCGDDDRHYEEAAAVLHYLNKGKPMHLLTNNPDKVDSIAAYGLPVLRFDHTVEASLYNEAYLKAKAASGHMVDEKKLINQ
- a CDS encoding YfmB family protein, which encodes MYYFSAEQQFNAWVVSDLVKQLFQKWNPEEAKAKPLTLFAEQHFRISIDYLFSIIINIGDIESIEQDPQDLLSSYLNILFPFVTRDMMKASMQNANEYLLKERDADVYQLFGCLPPLLSVDFQKSSPHL
- a CDS encoding DEAD/DEAH box helicase yields the protein MIENWAFLKEAKPFIQENFQAAGFEKPTAIQEKTAEWITEKRDVIAESPTGTGKTLAYVLPLLNKIDVNIKHPQVLILAPSRELVMQIFDVVQEFKQGSDIKAISLIGGANIKKQQEKLKKHPNIVVATPGRVQELIKIKKLKMHEVKTIVLDEADQLLVPEHMKTIQAIIKSTLKERQILCFSATLKDETVQLIKEMTTEPEVLKIARSEEEAQKVGHYYLLCDQRDKVKLLQKLSRLEDMQALVFVRDITNLSIYAEKLAYHHVDLGVLHSEAKKAERAIILKEFEQREFPLLLATDIAARGIDIDDLPYVIHADLPNEEGYIHRSGRTGRAGKEGAVISLVTPQEQSMLKKMAKKLNLSLQEIVYKQGQLHLAPKQA
- a CDS encoding NADP-dependent oxidoreductase, which codes for MSQQKQIQLAKRPQGLPTKDVFHFETVDIPVPQDGEVLIQTKYVSVDPYMRGRMQDTKSYTPPFKLNEVIQGGVVGEVVESKSSQFEKGDFVLGFLGWQEYSTAKAESLTKIDPSIAPLSYYLGILGMPGQTAYFGLLAIGQPKEGETVVISGAAGAVGSVVGQIAKIKGAHVVGIAGSDDKLAYLKELGFDETINYKTTNDLDDAIAKACPNGVDVYFDNVGGEISDAVMNHLNRFARIPVCGAISSYNISASEDIGPRVQTKLIKTSALMQGFIVANYSDRFEEAARDLAQWVKEDKLTYKETIIEGFDNIPDAFLGLFKGENVGKQLVKIS
- a CDS encoding WD40 repeat domain-containing protein is translated as MHRGPITSVLSTQQDQIVYTGGYDRCIYQWNRATGEGTFIGSHEHIINSLSLSENGKYLASASSDYTIKLFDTGTHTQIRTLFGHADDVEAVAFAKQDTLLVSVSRDRRCLVWDIETGAILREFHGHSKDVLAVWIHGDKAYTTGDDGYVLVWLYDTGEIVGEIGPFDYELDTISGSNQKEVFALGRDDGTVIIYDAVTLQEKKIIKAHLQGVKRVNFSPSGNYLLTAGYDHLIKLWNYETGDLVDTLLPHKYQWERSLVWTEDEKSILGASFGKTYCEWSIEKGKVVSDEIEMATPSINDIALTDAGDIITASDDGKFRKNGIEIAKSTGVLTNGVAVARDGSYYAWGDHASQVHIVHESLQQMVSFDLNTGPVNSVYFHEEDRQFYIGTYGGYVHVISTEHLKEVGRSKAHDCAVKALKVEGDHIITAAVEGTICLLDKKSLSLKAKYIGATELLNDVFIDSKRDRIAIVSRDKNVRLFDLHTGRILDQHNEHQYSIKSVSVTDSGYIVSGDYWGYIVVWNPELGVNTGPIRIAKNGISAIRQLGNDVYASSYDGGIYHIREDGTYTEVLRLFEQFPKEVISH
- a CDS encoding general stress protein, with the translated sequence MKPVVREYSNDETLQRDVEQLKSLGVAREDIYVLSHDDDRTERIAGNADANTIGPREVGLKHAVGNIFSKKGDELRNKIHEIGFSKEEAETFEEHLDEGKVLLFVTDHEKVKTWA
- the ribD gene encoding bifunctional diaminohydroxyphosphoribosylaminopyrimidine deaminase/5-amino-6-(5-phosphoribosylamino)uracil reductase RibD, giving the protein MKDDVFYMKLAIANAKAMKGQTSPNPLVGAVIVQQGEIVGMGAHMKAGEPHAEIHALHMAGEKAEGAHLYVTLEPCSHHGKTGPCTEAIIKSGVKRVVIATQDPNPLVAGKGITVLKQAGIEVDEGICKQEADRLNVPFFHFIQSDLPYVILKSAISLDGKIATAQLESKWITGTEARQEVQQLRQEADAVITGVETIIQDDAGLIVKDSIASQPIRVILDSTLRIPLHAKCLTDRRAETIICTSHMYDQKKYEQLIEKGHHVYVTSGEQRTDIHDVLRMLKERSVMSVLVEAGGNVSASFLEASLVNEAVIYMAPLLIGGKQAPTFFEGAGVKKLKEAIRPADVEYSMVGKDIKMTMKFQ